GAGAGTGTAATGTTGACCGTCCGGGTTCCTTCATTTAACAGTAAAACCGGAGAAGCGAGTATAAAACCCAGCCGCGCATTGGGGTAAGGTTTTACAAATTTATGCTCCGGATCGGTGTATTTGCTGTATTGCGCACCTAATGTTGGCCAGCTGGCCGGCACATCGTCTTTGAAGGCTTTGGTCAAGCCATCTGCCATGGTTGCATCAGGTGCAATATATAACCCTTCCACAAAGGTATCGTCACCATGGATCTGGTTATTGAGAAACAAGGTCCTTTGATCGGCGACCTGCGTTTTGTTGACTACAATTTCTTCATCAAGGGCAAACAGAATCTCTGTTTTATTACTATCCTTACCGTCTTTCACCAGTAAGCCTTTTTTTAAGAGGTAGTTATCCAGCTGATTCTGGATTTCAAACACAAGGTGCGCCTGATCCGGCTTTGCTCCTTTGGGTTTGAGGGCTAAAACCTCCTTATAAAAGAAGTCCAGGTGTTTTTTACTGAAGGAATTCAGGTCTGACTGAAGGTGTTGAAACAGCTTTAAAAAGGAGAACAACAGCGCCAGGTGCGGAGTATGTTTTTCTTTAAGTTCTTCTTTCAAGGGGAAGAAACTTTGCTCCATACTCAAATCGGCAGTACCTTCAATGAGCTGTATGGCATCCAGAAATGAAGCAACCAAACCCACCATTTCATCACGGAGTGCAATTAAGCGTTTCCGTTTGGTCGTTCCTTTGGCTGCAAATGCATCAGGATCAAAATTGGCATAAGTATCGGTAATGTCCAGGTCCCAAACCTCATTGTCCAGCAGCTCATTAAAATTCAGCGCTTTAAGATGATACCACTTTACCCCGGCATTTAAATGGATAATAAATACTTTAAGCGGGTCAGTCAGCTTGTCTTTAATCAATTTATCCAGCAAGAGTTCTATCGGCAGGCCACTGTTCCTGAATTTTGTACTCCAGGTATTCAGCGGTCTGATTACAGTATGGTAAATGTAGTTAAACAGCAATTGCAGGCTCGCTTTTCCTGGTCTTTGATCGAACAGGTTATTATAAAAGGCAAGTTTATCGTTCACCTTATTGCGGTCGTACTTTAAAATCGCGCTCAAGGTAAAAGGCAGGCTCGACTGAAAAAATGGCTGCCAGTCCGTCACCTTCATCTGTGGATCATAATAATTGATGTGTCTTGACAACTGCACAAAATAATCCAGCAGGTCTGCTAAGCTTCTGCCATCTATTTTTGCAGCCCCAGACAACAGGTCGTCCATCACCCGCTGACGCTGGCTTACACCTGGATCATTCTGGAAAGGATGTATAACTGAGCTGCATTCCATCTATATAGGCTTTAATGCTTCATTTTTATAATAATCATATACATAATTGAACCTCGAATTGGTGCCCGGTATGGAATATTCCACACTGATGGTAAAGCGCCCTTCAATGAGGTCAAAAGAATCACTCGCCGTCACTTCTATTCTCTCCGCTTTAATCCGGGGCTCATAAAACAGGATTGCATTGCTTACCCGGTCTTTGAGGTAACCGATCATCGAACTGTTTAAGGCCTCGAACACATAGTCGTTAAGGTCACATCCATATTGTGGTTGCATCACTCTTTCCCCGAGCGAGGTAGAAAGCAGGATATTTAAACTCTGCTCAATATCTTCCGCTCCGCTGACCATTTCCGCAGCTCCTGATTCCGGGTTAAACTCCGGAGGAAAAGACCATCCGGTTCCAAGAAATGATTTAAAAGAATTGTCCATATCTGCTGTTTTATTTAACCTCCAATTTGTACAGTTGGTAATCCCGCTACAATTACACCACCATGTGCCGTCAGATCTCCCTGCCTTGCTGCAGGTCTGCCTCCAATCAGCACCGTTGCCGATCCTTTCACAATGGAATCAGGCGGGCCGGTGCAAATGAGCAGATCGCCAACGACAGCTGCCGGCATACTTCCGATCAAAACCGTTGGCACACAAGGTCCCGAGACCGGGCCACCTACATGTGGTACTACCCCCGTTACCATCGGACAAACGTGCATATCGCTGATTCTTGCTGCTGAAGGCATAATTCTATCTGTTAGTTTATTTTAACCAATGAACCGCTGATTTCTGTAATTCCCGACGAGGCAAGCTTTACTGCTGCCCCCTCCAGTCCGAGGCTCGTGTCCGCTTTCAGGGAGATAGAAGCTGCCCCGATAGACAAACTGGCCCCTGCGCTAAGCGTCAGGTTCAGTCCTGCTTTTATTTCCACATTGTTCGGGCTCTCCATAGAAACCCCACTGCTGTTCATCGTTACTTTATTGCTGTTCTGATCTTTAATTTCGATTTTACTTCCCTGTTCGTCCAGCTGAATGCTGTTTCCTGCAGGGGTATCTATGGTAATGGTTTTGGTGTCGTCATTAAAATGGATGCGCATATTGCTGCGGGTAAAAAAGCCTTTCTCATGGTTGACATCCTTTCCAGGCAATGGTGCTTTTTTTGCACTGCTATTGAGCATTCCGAGCATCACCGCATGACGAGGATCATCATTGATAAAGCCAACAATCACTTCATCATCAATCTCCGGCCGGAAAAAGGAACCCCGGGACGATCCTGCATCCAGACAGGCAATCCTTACCCATGTGCCATTAGAGGTATTGTCGATCACCGGAATCTTCACCAGAATCCGGTCCTCTCCTTCCGGATCGTTCTCCAGCTGCAGGACTTTGGCAATCTGTAATCCTTTGATGCCCCCGATTAAACCCGCAGCAGAAAAATCATTGATGTCCGGATGAACAGCGCTATAGCGTTCCGGATCGAGCCCAAACTGAATGTGGGTATACCAGGAACCATCGCCCATGTCCTGCTTTACTGCGGTCACATAGGCATTTCCGTTGAACCTGTCGCCAACCCCGTTGAGCTTTAACATATTTCCGGGTTTTATCCCCGAAAAGCCGGTTACCCTCGCCCTGCCCCTGATTTTTGCCAGCCGGCTGCGCAAAATTGTACCATCGGCCCAATTCTGTAGTTCCTGCTCCATCAGATGGCCGCTATGGTTGAGTTCAAATTTATTCAGATTTACAGCTGCCGCAAGGTCCGCTCCCGAAACATTTCCATGTTGGGTAAAGGATCTTGCTTCCGAAACATCCGCTTTAAACAGATTTTGTGTCTTGTAATCCCAGGAAACAGCTTCTACGTTAGCCCATTGTGTTCTTGCATCCATCTCTGCTTCAAACTCGATGATCGACGATCCATAGCTCACCTGTAAAACCGGTGCCGCCGTGGTATCCGGCTGGGAAACTTTGACTGTTCCATCGTCCACGTTGACCAACATCCCGTTTGCCTCCGCGCGGAGTAACATAAAGTCCCAATTACTCAGGTGATGTTGTACCAATTCTTTATGTTGTAAAGTCGTACTGGTAATGTCTCCCGTCAGGCCATTATAATCTCCGATCAGCCGATCAAAAACCTCGCTGTCTTTTACATTCAGGAAATAGCGGCTATGGCGACCAATTGTCATCCGTAGTGCAAGATCCCTGCATTCTATCAGAAGCTGGGTATTTCCATTCTCTTTTACCTTGATGGTATGTTTGGTGATGATCCCTTTAAAGGCCTGGGTATTGTTGCCATCAAAACCTATTTTTATAATAATCTCTTTTCCAGGCACAAAATCTTCTTTATTGCTGATTTCAAAATCGGCCAGCGCCGCATCTCCATCTTTCAGTAAAATTCTGGCGGTCGGAATCCGGTTGATTTCCTTTTCGATGGAAATGCTCAGCACCTCATACGAAGCATCCATAGCAGTACCGTCCAGTAATATATTAAAACTGGATACATCGTGCTTGGAGGGATTGGGTATGATCAGTTCTTCCATCAGATTTCATTTTTATTAAAAGGTGGAAAATAAATGTCGCCGCCAGATTTCAGCTTTTTGAGCGAGATCAGGTTATTGGCTTTGGCGACCTGCATAAAGTATTTAGGGTCGTTATAAATGGAATACGTCATCAGGTCCAGGCGGTCTCCCTGTTTAATCGTCCGGTGATGGGTAAGGTCCGGAGAAGCCGGTGTATCTTCTGCAATCCGTGTTTCCCGCGACTGGTAATCAAGGAAAGTGGCACTTAACTTCGCCCTTAATGGCGTACCGTCCGGTTTAAACAGTGTATAATTTACATCCAGGTTAGTGAGTACACAACGGAACCGGATTTCCGATCCCCAGATGATCAGCAGGAAGTTTGGCCGGTGAATGTCGCCCTGATAATTATAGGCGCAATTCATAAAAATCTTGAGCTGCTCGTAGACCGGTTTTTCTTTATACTCCTTCCAGTAGCCTTCCATCGTACCCGTACCATCCAGGGTAAACTCCAGGTTAAGCTCTTCGGGTGCGGTGGATTTAAACTTTACTTCCGGTGCACCGCTTCCATGCGGGCGTTGTACATCATGTTCAATCTTATAATTTTTGGTAAAGGTTTCGGGATTGATGGGCGCAACGAAGGCTGGCTTATTCGTCTGCTCCGCGTCCTTAATCTGGAATTTGCGGTCAGTAAAGGAATAAATCAGTAATTTCTCCAGTTTTCCGGACATGTAATCAGCGCTCATTTCTTTCTTTTATAATTTCCAGTACCTTTTCAACACATACTTTTATCAGCTCCTCAGAAGGAGGAACACCATTATTTTGCCCCGAATCGCTATTGAGATCCTGCAATACCGTGGCTTTGATCACCAGCTCTCTTATTTCAATCGGCATATTTATGATTTTTGAAAGATCAAACGGTTATAATTCAGTTCCAGGGTTTCGATCAGGACATCCCCTCTCGTTCCGTTCAACTCTGCGATTTTCCAGCTTCGGGGCCATACATTGTTAATTTTCCAATGCATTAAGGATTGATGCTGTTCATCCAGCAAACTGATCACAACAGTTTCCAATGTTTCGTAAATCTGGTCGTCAAAAGCCTTTTTTAACCAGTCTGTAACGCCCGAAGTTCCCGGAGCCAGCAATCCCCGTTTTAAAATCAGCGGACCATACTTACGCCGGGTAGGGATCACATGTTCAAATCTGTTTTCCCCGCCTTCTTTCACCGTTTCTGTATCAATGGTGGCATCTAAACCCGTTACAGATTGAAATTTGATGTCGACAGACTTCGCCCCCTGCAGTGTAAAATTCACCGCAAAATGAAAGTTGACGGCTTGATAAGTTTGATCGGCCATGGCTCAGCTGGATTTATTTTTTCGCCTCTACAATGGACAGTCCCTCATGCACCAGCTCTATTGTTTCGATCGCCACTTCATTGGCATCCGATTTCAGGTTGGTGGATTGCACTTTTGAAGGCCATGCCGCAGACAACGTCCAGGAAATGATCGGCTGATGTTCTTCGTCCAGCAGCCGGATGGTCACATCCCTCCTGAACTTCTCCTTACCTTCCTGAAACATCATCGTTTTCTTCCATTGTTCGAAGAATTCGAAGTCGCCAAGAAAGGTTCCCCTTTTCAAGACTACATTCGGATATTTGGTAAGTCCTGGTTGTTTTGTTTTATTGTAAGTCGGGCTGCTGCCTTCCCTATATTCTATTACCTCGGTTTCAAAATCAAGTCCACTTACTTCTGTAAACCCGATTCTTGTTCCTCCCCAATCCAATTGAAAGTGAAATTTTGGAAGAGGATAATTCTTTTTAGGATCCGTTGCCATAATGGTAGGTTTTATTTTTATGGTATTTATTTACACTTATTTGCAGGATTCACCTCTTCGATTGCTTTCTCCAGACTTTGTTTGCAGGACAGTAAAGCATCTCTTTTCTCTTTAGCTGCATCGAGGTCTTTTTTAAGCTGAACCACCTCATTCTTTAATTTTTTGTAATCATTTTCCAGCTGGATGAAATACTCATCTTCATCTATTGGCAATGAAATACGTGGTTCCAGGCAGCAGCATTCTTTGGCATACCCGCTATGTTCAATCCTGGACTGTTGCTGTGGATAAGGGTTGGGGTTAGGCTGCTCTCCGCAACTGCCCCCACAATTGAATTTTTTCTTCCAGTAAAGGATGATTTCTTTCAAGCCATAATCTTCACAAATACTGAGGTGCATGCCATAGGCAAGCTCCAGCGCTGTTATAATCTGAGTAATGAGGGCATCCCTTGTCAGGATCACTGCATCCAGTTTTGCACCGTAGTTCTCGATACATTTCATGATCCCCACTCCAGGTGCCAGCTCGGGTCTTTTAAGACACTGAATACATTGAATCAGCTTGTCGTAAGAGGCTTTGAGTTTATCCACGCGGATATACAGGTCTTCCGTCATACAAAACAGGATTTCAATGGCGTCATTGGTCTTTTCGGTTACCATACACACCTTACAGAGGTGTAGGGTAAACAGTTCCAGCTGGCGACAAAGCGCATCGGCTTTTTCATCGGTAGCTTCCCAATCTGCCCACCATACTTTAAGCCTTTCCAGCTCTTCGACGGTCAGGTTATATTCCGTTTCTTTATTCTGGGCATCTGCATTAGCCTGCTTCCAGTCGGCCGTAACCTGCACCAGATCTTTTACCCAGGCATCATAACAACAATCCCCTCCAGGGGTTTCAGTTCCTGGATTTTTATGACAACAATCAAATATATCTCTGTCAATGTTGCATATTTTATCGTAGACTAACATAGTAGTGATTTTAATGATTTAACAAATTAGCATCGGCCTCTCAAGGCTTAATCGCAGGATGAATTGTTGGAGGGATCTTCACAGGAATACACCTCTGTAACCTCTTTACAGATATCGCAGATGTCACATTTACATTTCTTAAGTCTGTTATCGTCCTCTCCTTTTTCTCCGTCACAACCACAGCCCGCAATACATTTACATTCATGATGGCACAGGTAGTCTTTGGTTTCATCCAGCGTGCCTACCTCATTGCGTTTATTATACAATGCATAGCCAGACTGGGTGACAGTTTTTGTAGACAAAACAAAATCCTCCTGCGCCTTTTTCAGACTTAATCCTCCGCTTGTGATTTGCGCCAGGATCAGGTCATCGAATGCTTTCGCATTGGCGGCAAAATCCTGTTGAAATTTCTCGAGGGATTTGATATTGGAAAAAGACTGAATCCCTACAATTTCGGCTGCCGAATTAAAGACGATGTCGATATCCTGGCTCAGGCTATCCGGTATGGTGATCAGGTCGTCCAGAATCTGACAAACATTGCGGCAAGGGTCCGGCCTTCTGGCTGAGTCCTCCTGTTTCGTGTGGTCATTACAGTCGTCCCCCTCACTACAGCCCAATATTTTCATTTGTACCGCAGTACAGCTGTCTTTTCTGCAACCATCCAGTTTCCCTGCTGCTTCTCTGAGTTCTCCGAATTTTGCTTTTGCTTCTTTCGCAGTTTTCACTACTGCTTTCAATGCGAGTACCAATGCGTCATTCTGCGAGATATCTGCCGTTACATTCTTCTTTATTTCCTCCGAAGCAGCGATGAGTTCCACACCGATTTTGAGTTCCAGATTCCTGACCAGCAGGTAGTTTTTTTCGGTTTTCACAAAAGCGCATTTCTTTTTCTGGTAAATCATTACCGCTCCATCATAGGTCAATTCGCTTTCACCGAGCTCAGCGACTTTCCCTTTTAGTCTTTTACAATAATCCTCCTTCAATAGGTGGATCGTCTTTTGTGTTGCTGTCTCTGCTTCTGCATCATTGCAATTCCCATTTTGTGGTTCCCGAGAACCTGAGCTTTCTATAGACATGACAATAGATTTAAGTTCAATAAATAACAATTCGATGATTAAGACTCAGCCAGCATTTTATGCATAAACCTGAGGATAATAAACTCTGCCGGACGGACAGCGGCCATACCGATTTCGACGATCATTCTTCCCTCCCACAGATCGAGTTCTGTCATCGTTTCGCCAAGTCCGATGTGCACAAAAAAAGCTTCTTTAGTCGAAGCACCCATCAGGGCACCCGATTTCCATTGCTGGGTCAGGTAGTTTTCGATCATCGATTTCACCCTTACCCAGGTATTGCGGTCGTTGGGCTCAAAGACGAATTGTTCCGTTGCATTTTTCACGGACTCTTCCACCATGCTGAAGAAACGTCTTACCGGCACATAACGCCATTCATTGTCGTTTCCTGCCAATGTTCTGGCGCCCCAGATGATGGCTGGTCCGCGGCCGGCAAAAGAACGGATCACATTGATGGATTTTCCGGCCTGCGCATCTACGTTAAGGCCCATTTGTTCGCTGTGTGTGATGAGGTATTGCGGCCGGATGGCATTGGCAATATTGATATTTGCGGGAGCTTTCCATACGCCACGAGCATTATCTATCTGTGCATACACCCCTACCATGGCCACTGAAACAGGCAATAACATCTGGATATTCGTTATGGCACTTTTGGCCTGAAAGTATTGTGCGTTTTTAGTGGCCAGCAGTTCAGAGAGTTTTGTTACGCCTGCAATACCTGTTATTTTTACCAGTTCGTCGTTGTCTTTAGACTGATCTCCAACCACCTTATAATTATAATCCACACCAGAATATATTTTAGGAAAATACACTGCCGCATACTTCAGAAAATCTGTTGGCCCTGACAAGGTATCACGCAAAGCCTGGATATCCAGCTCCCACTCTTCCAGATTTGCTTCATCATGGTAAACATCTAAAACGGTAAACCGATCCTGAAGATCCACGCATTGCTGAATGGCCTGGGTATGGATGTCATAATAATCCGTCAGGGTTGCCAGGTTCGCTGAGTCAGGAAACACCAGTAAGGTAACTTCATTAATTTTAGCCACCTGTTTCAGCCCGTCGGATAAGTCCGCCGCCATAATCAATCCTCCGGTATCGGTGTAATTTCCTACAGAAGTAATCCAGCAGGCGCCACCACCATTCCCAAAAAACAGCTGCAGGGAATAATACATCAGGAATTTAGACCTCTTGGTTTCGTCAACTTTTCCGTTCACCTCATTTTTACCGGCAGTGGTATCAAACACCACGGTCAGACTTTCCTTTTCAGGATCAGGATAGCCAAAAAACTGTTCATATTGCAGCAGAGATTCGATGCGCCATGGTTTGTTTTTCAGGTCGTCTTTCTCTTTCCATTGCGCCTTTTCGGTATAGCCGATAAATGCTGGAATAGCTGTTTCTACTGATGCAATAGAAGGTGGGAGATGCGGAATTTCCTCGATATAAACTCCCGGAGTTTTATAATCTTGCATAACAAATGTTATTTAGTTTAAAAGGTTAAATACATTTTTAGATTAAGGTGCTAAAGGAAACAAGGATGATTCCTGCACCATGATATCACTATACAGTTTATTATTTTCAAAGGTTAAAGTTTGGTAGGGTTCAGGGTTCGGCAGATAATACAAGCTGTTATCGGGCTTACGGAACAAAGTAGCACTACAGGTCAGCGACCTCGGTTTCTTAGTCAC
This region of Pedobacter steynii genomic DNA includes:
- a CDS encoding phage tail protein, coding for MADQTYQAVNFHFAVNFTLQGAKSVDIKFQSVTGLDATIDTETVKEGGENRFEHVIPTRRKYGPLILKRGLLAPGTSGVTDWLKKAFDDQIYETLETVVISLLDEQHQSLMHWKINNVWPRSWKIAELNGTRGDVLIETLELNYNRLIFQKS
- a CDS encoding GPW/gp25 family protein, producing MDNSFKSFLGTGWSFPPEFNPESGAAEMVSGAEDIEQSLNILLSTSLGERVMQPQYGCDLNDYVFEALNSSMIGYLKDRVSNAILFYEPRIKAERIEVTASDSFDLIEGRFTISVEYSIPGTNSRFNYVYDYYKNEALKPI
- a CDS encoding phage tail sheath family protein produces the protein MQDYKTPGVYIEEIPHLPPSIASVETAIPAFIGYTEKAQWKEKDDLKNKPWRIESLLQYEQFFGYPDPEKESLTVVFDTTAGKNEVNGKVDETKRSKFLMYYSLQLFFGNGGGACWITSVGNYTDTGGLIMAADLSDGLKQVAKINEVTLLVFPDSANLATLTDYYDIHTQAIQQCVDLQDRFTVLDVYHDEANLEEWELDIQALRDTLSGPTDFLKYAAVYFPKIYSGVDYNYKVVGDQSKDNDELVKITGIAGVTKLSELLATKNAQYFQAKSAITNIQMLLPVSVAMVGVYAQIDNARGVWKAPANINIANAIRPQYLITHSEQMGLNVDAQAGKSINVIRSFAGRGPAIIWGARTLAGNDNEWRYVPVRRFFSMVEESVKNATEQFVFEPNDRNTWVRVKSMIENYLTQQWKSGALMGASTKEAFFVHIGLGETMTELDLWEGRMIVEIGMAAVRPAEFIILRFMHKMLAES
- a CDS encoding DUF5908 family protein, translated to MPIEIRELVIKATVLQDLNSDSGQNNGVPPSEELIKVCVEKVLEIIKERNER
- a CDS encoding PAAR domain-containing protein, coding for MPSAARISDMHVCPMVTGVVPHVGGPVSGPCVPTVLIGSMPAAVVGDLLICTGPPDSIVKGSATVLIGGRPAARQGDLTAHGGVIVAGLPTVQIGG
- the vgrG gene encoding type VI secretion system tip protein VgrG, yielding MEELIIPNPSKHDVSSFNILLDGTAMDASYEVLSISIEKEINRIPTARILLKDGDAALADFEISNKEDFVPGKEIIIKIGFDGNNTQAFKGIITKHTIKVKENGNTQLLIECRDLALRMTIGRHSRYFLNVKDSEVFDRLIGDYNGLTGDITSTTLQHKELVQHHLSNWDFMLLRAEANGMLVNVDDGTVKVSQPDTTAAPVLQVSYGSSIIEFEAEMDARTQWANVEAVSWDYKTQNLFKADVSEARSFTQHGNVSGADLAAAVNLNKFELNHSGHLMEQELQNWADGTILRSRLAKIRGRARVTGFSGIKPGNMLKLNGVGDRFNGNAYVTAVKQDMGDGSWYTHIQFGLDPERYSAVHPDINDFSAAGLIGGIKGLQIAKVLQLENDPEGEDRILVKIPVIDNTSNGTWVRIACLDAGSSRGSFFRPEIDDEVIVGFINDDPRHAVMLGMLNSSAKKAPLPGKDVNHEKGFFTRSNMRIHFNDDTKTITIDTPAGNSIQLDEQGSKIEIKDQNSNKVTMNSSGVSMESPNNVEIKAGLNLTLSAGASLSIGAASISLKADTSLGLEGAAVKLASSGITEISGSLVKIN
- a CDS encoding phage tail protein, translating into MATDPKKNYPLPKFHFQLDWGGTRIGFTEVSGLDFETEVIEYREGSSPTYNKTKQPGLTKYPNVVLKRGTFLGDFEFFEQWKKTMMFQEGKEKFRRDVTIRLLDEEHQPIISWTLSAAWPSKVQSTNLKSDANEVAIETIELVHEGLSIVEAKK